One Lysinibacillus sp. OF-1 DNA segment encodes these proteins:
- the nikA gene encoding nickel ABC transporter substrate-binding protein, whose protein sequence is MRLTKYVLPFILVLTFSVLAGCTSTDQEKGETGTQQTNEKMITIGWPLDVGPLNPHTYLPNQMTAQAMVYESLVEYNDDGTVSPKLAESWDISEDKTTYTFHLRKDVKYSDGTAFNADNVIRNFNAVLADREMHSWMGMVNHMKEVVKVDDFTIRLQLDEPYYPVLNELAFVRPFRFLGDNGFPAGDATQDSIKAPIGTGPWVLTEYKKDEYALFSRNENYWGEKPLVEQIKVKIIPDSESISLAFENEELDLIYGRGIISLDNYTYLKDSSKYKTATSEPLSTKALLFNTQSGPLAELKVRQAIQYAINKEQMVDSITHGTEQVANTLFWDAIPYANIELAPILYNPEKAQQLLDEAGWTLQKGEKIRSKNGQPLSLDLIYIATDAIQKPMAELMQGELAKIGVQLNLEGADVMVGLQKLMDDQVDINFWRTNGPPTDPHSFANESATPNASGVYEAKLGLSNATDIDTKIHQLLVGTDEEERVQLYTDILSIFHDQALFYPISYETNNVIYQPYMKDFAPRASEYDIPYAQMDKE, encoded by the coding sequence ATGAGATTGACTAAGTATGTACTTCCCTTCATCCTTGTGTTAACTTTCAGCGTACTTGCTGGTTGTACAAGCACAGATCAAGAAAAGGGAGAGACAGGAACACAGCAAACAAATGAAAAAATGATAACAATTGGGTGGCCATTAGATGTCGGCCCATTGAACCCCCATACATATTTACCCAATCAAATGACCGCACAAGCGATGGTCTATGAATCTTTGGTGGAATACAACGACGATGGAACTGTTAGTCCAAAGCTAGCAGAAAGCTGGGACATATCAGAAGATAAAACGACTTATACTTTTCATTTAAGAAAAGATGTTAAGTATTCAGACGGAACTGCGTTTAATGCAGATAATGTGATTCGTAATTTCAATGCAGTATTAGCGGATCGGGAAATGCATTCTTGGATGGGTATGGTCAACCATATGAAAGAGGTTGTGAAAGTGGATGATTTTACAATTCGCTTGCAATTAGATGAACCTTATTATCCTGTCTTAAACGAGCTTGCCTTTGTAAGACCATTCCGTTTTTTAGGGGATAATGGATTCCCAGCCGGAGATGCGACACAAGATTCGATCAAGGCACCTATTGGAACAGGTCCATGGGTATTAACCGAGTACAAAAAAGATGAATATGCTTTATTTAGTCGCAATGAAAACTATTGGGGAGAAAAGCCTCTCGTAGAACAAATTAAAGTTAAAATTATCCCAGATTCAGAATCGATTTCATTAGCATTTGAAAACGAGGAATTAGATTTAATTTATGGTCGTGGCATCATTAGTTTAGATAACTATACGTATTTAAAAGATAGCAGTAAATACAAAACCGCTACCTCTGAGCCTTTGTCTACGAAAGCGTTACTCTTCAATACTCAGTCGGGACCGTTAGCCGAATTAAAGGTTCGTCAGGCCATTCAATATGCTATCAATAAGGAACAAATGGTTGACAGTATTACACATGGTACAGAACAAGTGGCTAACACATTATTTTGGGATGCCATTCCTTATGCCAATATAGAGTTAGCGCCAATCTTATATAATCCTGAAAAAGCGCAGCAACTACTAGATGAGGCAGGGTGGACGTTACAGAAGGGCGAAAAAATTCGTTCGAAAAACGGGCAACCATTATCATTAGATTTAATCTACATCGCAACAGATGCAATCCAAAAGCCAATGGCGGAATTAATGCAAGGTGAACTAGCAAAAATAGGGGTACAGTTGAATTTAGAAGGTGCAGATGTGATGGTCGGTCTTCAAAAATTAATGGATGATCAGGTGGATATTAATTTCTGGCGTACAAACGGACCACCAACCGACCCACATAGCTTTGCAAATGAGTCAGCTACGCCAAATGCTAGTGGTGTTTATGAGGCAAAATTAGGCTTATCTAACGCTACAGACATCGATACGAAAATCCATCAATTATTAGTGGGAACAGATGAAGAGGAACGAGTGCAGCTTTACACGGATATTTTATCCATATTCCATGATCAAGCACTTTTCTATCCTATCTCTTACGAAACAAATAATGTAATTTATCAACCATATATGAAGGATTTTGCTCCACGTGCATCTGAATATGATATTCCCTATGCACAAATGGATAAAGAGTAA
- the nikB gene encoding nickel ABC transporter permease: MYESTWMFCLKRILTLPFVLLGVSILTFVFIRFVPIEPAEVILRLARVAPTEEAVQALREELGTDKPFVLQYLLWGKGVLQLDFGTSFVSKLPVAHELFAKLPATIELALAAFVLILVFSIPLGIMSALSKYAIIDKIIRFFSILSVSIPTFWLGFLLLYLFSLKLGLFPTNGKGTLAHLVLPSFALALPTIGLFIQFIRSTIQEELQQQYVQYAQLRGLKNSVILIRHVLRNAAIPLTSLLGMTLGSLLGGAVIVEQVFSWPGLGRYLIESITNRDYPVVQCYVLIIAVIYVLTNLCTDVLHRLLDPHLMMKDRRD; this comes from the coding sequence ATGTATGAATCGACATGGATGTTTTGTTTAAAAAGAATTTTGACTTTGCCGTTTGTCTTACTAGGAGTTTCCATCCTAACCTTTGTATTTATTCGTTTTGTACCGATAGAGCCTGCTGAGGTCATCCTACGATTGGCAAGAGTTGCTCCAACCGAGGAAGCTGTTCAGGCATTACGCGAAGAACTAGGGACGGACAAACCTTTCGTTCTTCAATATTTGCTATGGGGAAAAGGCGTTTTACAGCTAGATTTTGGTACATCCTTTGTGAGTAAATTACCAGTAGCACATGAGCTATTCGCGAAATTACCTGCAACCATTGAATTAGCTCTTGCCGCATTTGTCCTCATTTTAGTATTCAGTATACCATTAGGGATTATGAGTGCATTGTCTAAGTATGCCATCATCGATAAAATCATTAGATTCTTTAGCATATTGAGCGTATCCATTCCAACATTTTGGTTAGGTTTCCTACTGCTCTATCTATTTAGCTTAAAATTAGGGCTCTTTCCGACAAACGGAAAGGGCACACTCGCTCATTTAGTTTTACCATCCTTCGCACTAGCATTGCCAACCATTGGTCTGTTCATCCAGTTTATTCGTTCCACTATCCAGGAAGAATTACAGCAGCAATATGTTCAATATGCGCAGCTAAGAGGATTAAAAAATTCTGTAATCCTCATACGTCATGTGTTACGAAATGCTGCCATACCTTTGACTTCCTTATTAGGTATGACGCTTGGTAGTTTACTAGGTGGAGCTGTAATTGTGGAGCAAGTTTTTAGTTGGCCAGGACTCGGTAGGTATTTAATCGAATCCATTACGAACAGAGATTACCCCGTTGTACAATGCTATGTATTGATTATTGCTGTGATCTATGTGTTGACCAATCTATGCACAGATGTATTGCATCGTCTATTGGACCCTCATCTGATGATGAAGGACAGGAGAGATTGA
- a CDS encoding ABC transporter permease subunit, with translation MKRLRKRRDPILGLFSLSLLVIIVLLGLFAPILMPHDPLAVDITKKFLAPSWDYPFGTDHLGRCVFSRMLLGIRYSLGSALFIQVVAIVLAVLLGAFVALKRGIIDVVFIRICDVLLAFPTLVLAFGLLGVLGPSLKNVLIALIFTQLIYYSRMVRSLCIGMNEKDFIQAAKITGTTGIKLIIRHYIPNILPAIVTIVALDIGKVILEIAGFSFIGLGVQAPIPEWGMMVNEGKQYIRQHPDLMLYPGLAIVLVVLLFNHLANCLKKFDS, from the coding sequence ATGAAGCGATTACGAAAAAGAAGAGATCCTATTCTAGGGTTATTTAGCTTATCCCTCCTTGTAATCATTGTCTTACTGGGATTGTTTGCACCCATTTTAATGCCACATGATCCGTTAGCTGTCGATATAACTAAGAAATTTTTAGCCCCTTCCTGGGATTACCCATTTGGTACAGATCACTTAGGAAGATGCGTCTTTTCTCGCATGCTTTTAGGTATTCGCTATTCATTAGGATCCGCACTCTTCATTCAAGTCGTTGCTATTGTTTTAGCTGTCCTACTTGGTGCCTTTGTAGCGTTGAAAAGAGGTATAATCGATGTGGTATTTATTCGAATATGTGATGTTTTATTAGCTTTTCCGACACTGGTACTTGCATTTGGACTTTTAGGTGTATTAGGCCCTAGCTTAAAAAATGTTTTAATAGCCCTTATTTTTACACAGCTTATTTATTACTCCAGAATGGTTCGAAGTTTATGTATTGGGATGAATGAAAAAGACTTTATTCAAGCTGCTAAGATTACTGGCACTACAGGCATTAAATTAATCATTCGCCATTATATCCCTAACATACTGCCAGCTATTGTCACGATTGTGGCGTTAGATATCGGGAAAGTCATTTTAGAAATCGCTGGCTTTTCCTTTATAGGTCTGGGCGTGCAGGCGCCGATTCCAGAATGGGGCATGATGGTAAATGAAGGGAAACAATATATCCGTCAGCATCCCGATTTAATGCTTTATCCTGGGCTTGCCATTGTCCTAGTGGTGTTATTGTTTAATCATTTAGCCAATTGTTTAAAGAAGTTTGATTCGTGA
- a CDS encoding ABC transporter ATP-binding protein: MKGEVMEKVLEVKDLNVKIGEKNVLTTINLTAYKGRVLGIIGESGSGKTMLCHAIMQTLPSIAQVTQGEVLYQQENLMNVSATQLRAYRGRHLSMILQNPSAAFDRIQTIEGHFRETLKAHFKLTKKEMRQIALDALHKVHLPNSEQLLHYYPFQLSGGMLQRVMIALSLALQASLYIADEPTTALDTINQKQVLTLFDRIRVETEAAILLVTHDLGVIAELADDVAVMYQGKIIEQTNVYDFFDAPQHAYTKKLLQARMLF; encoded by the coding sequence GTGAAAGGTGAAGTTATGGAGAAGGTTTTAGAAGTGAAAGATTTAAACGTCAAAATTGGGGAGAAAAATGTATTAACCACTATCAATCTGACAGCCTATAAAGGGCGTGTCTTAGGAATCATAGGAGAAAGTGGTAGTGGCAAGACCATGCTTTGCCATGCCATCATGCAAACATTACCATCTATCGCACAGGTGACACAAGGGGAAGTTCTTTATCAGCAGGAAAATTTAATGAATGTTTCGGCTACTCAATTAAGAGCATATCGTGGGCGGCATCTTTCGATGATTTTGCAAAATCCATCCGCTGCCTTCGATCGTATCCAAACGATTGAAGGCCATTTCAGAGAAACATTAAAGGCACACTTTAAGCTGACCAAAAAAGAAATGAGACAAATAGCTCTTGATGCCTTACATAAAGTGCATTTACCAAATTCAGAGCAGCTTTTACATTATTATCCTTTTCAGTTGAGTGGTGGCATGCTACAGCGAGTGATGATTGCCTTATCATTGGCGCTACAAGCCTCCCTCTATATTGCTGATGAACCAACGACAGCTCTTGATACGATCAATCAAAAACAAGTATTAACACTATTTGATCGTATTCGCGTAGAAACAGAAGCTGCCATACTTCTTGTTACACATGATTTAGGTGTTATTGCTGAACTAGCTGACGATGTGGCTGTTATGTATCAAGGAAAAATCATTGAGCAAACGAATGTCTATGATTTCTTTGATGCACCTCAGCATGCCTATACAAAGAAACTATTACAAGCAAGAATGCTATTTTAG
- a CDS encoding ABC transporter ATP-binding protein has protein sequence MTLLDVKNIDMHYAQRPFLFQRKQEVPVLQKVSFSLQEGECLGIVGQSGSGKSTLGRIILGIERPTNGELLFQGVNLYEAPSKHKKRIRRDLQAVFQNSYHSFNPKQTIFEILEEPFLNFEHFSKTERQHKVRELLDCVELERAMAQNYPSQLSGGQQQRVNIARALALKPKLIVLDEAISSLDMILQKKIIQLLQTLQKERQLAYIFISHDLQATRFMSDRILVMQHGRLVEEIGKDGAYQHPASQQLYHAILPSHPRERKHKTK, from the coding sequence ATGACGCTGCTAGACGTGAAAAATATTGATATGCATTACGCTCAAAGACCATTTCTATTCCAGCGTAAGCAGGAAGTTCCCGTATTACAGAAGGTGTCATTCTCACTTCAGGAGGGGGAATGTCTAGGAATAGTCGGTCAAAGTGGTTCAGGAAAAAGCACATTAGGTCGTATTATTTTAGGAATCGAACGACCAACAAACGGGGAGTTGCTCTTTCAAGGTGTCAATTTATACGAAGCACCAAGCAAGCATAAAAAAAGAATACGTAGAGATTTACAGGCAGTTTTTCAAAATAGCTATCATTCATTTAATCCGAAGCAGACGATTTTTGAAATACTCGAAGAACCGTTTCTGAATTTCGAGCATTTTAGCAAAACAGAGCGACAACATAAAGTAAGGGAATTACTAGACTGTGTAGAGTTAGAGAGAGCAATGGCTCAAAACTATCCTTCGCAGCTTAGTGGGGGGCAACAGCAACGAGTCAACATCGCTAGAGCTCTTGCGCTAAAGCCAAAATTAATTGTCTTAGATGAAGCGATTAGCAGTCTTGATATGATTTTACAGAAGAAGATTATACAGTTACTACAAACACTTCAAAAAGAGCGACAGCTTGCCTACATTTTCATTTCGCATGATTTACAGGCAACACGTTTTATGTCAGACCGTATCCTTGTCATGCAGCATGGTCGGCTAGTGGAGGAGATTGGAAAGGATGGAGCATATCAGCATCCCGCTTCACAACAATTATATCATGCTATTTTGCCTTCACACCCGCGAGAAAGAAAACATAAAACGAAATGA
- a CDS encoding DUF2089 domain-containing protein: MAYQVITNCPVCSKTLKITKLQCSHCQTTIENEFELSKLASLSQDQLHFVEVFLICRGNIKEVEKELGISYPTVRGKLNDIISSLGYVQKKKNEVDEKKIVSMLENGEITTDEAIKLLKDE, translated from the coding sequence ATGGCTTATCAAGTAATCACAAATTGTCCTGTCTGCAGTAAAACATTAAAAATTACGAAGTTACAGTGTTCTCATTGTCAAACGACGATTGAAAATGAGTTTGAATTGTCGAAGCTAGCATCCTTATCACAGGATCAGCTTCATTTTGTGGAAGTATTTTTAATATGTCGAGGGAATATTAAGGAAGTAGAAAAGGAACTGGGCATTTCGTACCCAACTGTGCGAGGCAAGCTAAATGACATTATCTCATCTCTTGGCTATGTCCAAAAGAAGAAAAATGAAGTAGACGAGAAAAAAATTGTAAGCATGTTGGAAAATGGCGAAATCACAACTGATGAGGCCATAAAGCTCTTAAAAGACGAATAG
- a CDS encoding SHOCT-like domain-containing protein translates to MKEEITKVLTMIQEGKIDAEKGSELIQVLQEKEESGNKFLEKTKYLDKTLKVRVVSTENDNVTVNLPIKLVKAVLMAGHSIAASIPQSEKYVKDIDINLLLEAIENELDGQIVDIKSANGDTVSVFIE, encoded by the coding sequence ATGAAAGAGGAAATTACTAAAGTGTTAACCATGATTCAAGAGGGGAAAATTGATGCTGAAAAAGGGTCAGAGCTGATTCAAGTGTTACAAGAGAAAGAGGAGTCAGGTAACAAATTTCTGGAAAAAACGAAGTATTTAGATAAAACGTTAAAGGTTCGTGTGGTGTCCACTGAAAATGATAATGTCACTGTGAATTTGCCTATAAAACTTGTCAAGGCTGTGTTAATGGCTGGACACAGTATCGCTGCGAGTATTCCGCAATCGGAAAAATACGTGAAAGATATCGATATCAATCTTCTTCTTGAAGCCATCGAAAATGAATTAGATGGACAAATTGTGGACATAAAATCGGCAAACGGAGATACCGTTTCAGTTTTCATTGAGTAG
- a CDS encoding NUDIX hydrolase, which yields MGYISELRKHIGSRPIISIGATILVVNDDKKILFQHRSDTLDWGLPGGSMELNETLEEAATRELHEETGLVANELDLIGVFSGPDYYFQYPNGDEIYTVIHLYSAKNVSGILEMRDGESLNLTYFSKNELPDYLEKRTKTRLDNLEDKLWNLDSSFAKNSL from the coding sequence ATGGGCTATATTTCAGAATTAAGGAAACACATCGGTAGTAGACCGATTATCAGTATCGGGGCGACAATTCTTGTAGTCAACGATGATAAGAAAATTCTCTTTCAACATCGTTCAGATACGTTGGATTGGGGATTACCTGGTGGCTCAATGGAACTGAATGAAACGCTAGAAGAAGCTGCTACTCGTGAACTTCATGAAGAAACAGGACTGGTAGCGAATGAATTGGACTTGATTGGTGTTTTTTCAGGGCCAGATTATTATTTTCAATATCCAAATGGGGATGAAATCTATACAGTTATTCATCTTTATAGTGCGAAAAATGTCAGTGGTATACTAGAGATGAGGGATGGTGAGAGTTTGAATCTTACCTATTTCAGTAAAAATGAGCTACCAGATTATCTTGAGAAAAGAACAAAAACACGCTTAGACAATCTAGAGGACAAATTGTGGAATTTAGATAGTTCTTTTGCAAAGAATTCTCTTTAA
- the mmgD gene encoding citrate synthase, with protein sequence MELTYSPGLDGVIAAETKLSFLDTVGSQIVIRGYDLIELSQRYSYLDIVYLLLHGEIPTAEQQADLQDKLKAHYQVPQEIFQIFKLLPNETHAMDGLRTGISVLAGFDQHINDRSTEMNLTRAYRLLGGMPNIVANSYRVLNGQDVVEPDSQLSYSANFYYMITGRKPTALEEEIFDQSLVLYSEHEMPNSTFTARVIASTQSDLYGALTGAVASLKGNLHGGANEAVMYMLLEAKTVAGFEALLKNKLQNKEKIMGFGHRVYMKKMDPRAQIMKEALHKLCLAQGDDRLYHMCEAGEKVMAQEKGLYPNLDYYAAPVYYMLGLPIEIYTPIFFGSRTIGLCAHVIEQHDNNRLFRPRVHYIGERHNLEELSV encoded by the coding sequence ATGGAGTTAACTTATTCACCAGGTCTTGATGGGGTCATTGCTGCTGAAACAAAATTATCTTTTTTAGACACTGTAGGAAGTCAAATTGTTATTCGAGGCTACGACTTGATTGAATTATCACAAAGATATTCGTATTTAGACATTGTCTACCTACTACTGCATGGCGAAATTCCTACTGCCGAGCAACAGGCTGACTTACAGGACAAATTAAAAGCACATTATCAGGTTCCACAAGAGATCTTCCAAATCTTCAAGCTCTTGCCTAATGAAACACATGCGATGGATGGACTGAGAACTGGAATTTCTGTTTTAGCAGGCTTTGATCAGCACATCAATGATCGTTCTACTGAAATGAACTTGACGCGAGCTTATAGACTTTTAGGCGGTATGCCTAACATCGTAGCCAATAGCTATCGTGTCTTAAACGGACAAGATGTTGTGGAGCCAGATAGTCAGCTTTCCTATAGCGCCAATTTTTATTACATGATTACTGGTAGAAAACCAACGGCGTTAGAAGAAGAAATTTTTGATCAGTCTCTCGTTTTATATAGTGAGCATGAGATGCCAAATTCGACGTTTACAGCTCGTGTTATTGCCTCTACACAATCTGATTTGTACGGTGCTTTAACTGGAGCTGTCGCATCATTGAAAGGAAATTTACATGGAGGGGCCAACGAGGCAGTCATGTACATGCTTCTAGAAGCCAAAACAGTAGCAGGCTTTGAAGCCTTGCTGAAAAATAAACTGCAAAATAAAGAAAAGATTATGGGCTTTGGTCACCGTGTTTATATGAAAAAGATGGACCCAAGAGCACAAATTATGAAAGAGGCTTTGCATAAATTATGTTTGGCACAAGGGGATGATCGCTTATATCACATGTGTGAAGCTGGTGAGAAGGTGATGGCACAAGAAAAGGGCTTGTACCCAAATTTAGATTATTATGCAGCACCAGTATACTACATGCTTGGCTTGCCAATTGAAATCTATACACCTATCTTTTTTGGCTCACGAACAATTGGCTTATGTGCTCACGTCATTGAGCAGCATGACAATAACCGATTATTTAGACCTCGTGTCCATTATATTGGCGAGCGTCATAACCTTGAAGAATTGTCGGTATAA
- the prpD gene encoding 2-methylcitrate dehydratase encodes MIKTNDISKTDQLLTDIADYVVNTTITSEEAYETARYVLLDTLGCGILALQYPECTKLLGPVVPGTVVPNGTRVPGTSYVLDPVKGAFNIGCMIRWLDYNDTWLAAEWGHPSDNLGGILAVADYLSRVRVAEGKEPLKMKDVLEMMIQAHEIQGILALENSLNRVGLDHVLFVKIATTAVVTKALGGTHQEIVNALSNAWIDNSSLRTYRHAPNTGSRKSWAAGDATSRAVHLAMMAVKGEMGYATALSAPGWGFQDVLFNKQELKLARPLASYVMENVLFKVSYPAEFHAQTAAECAVHLHNEVKNRLQDIERIQITTHESAIRIIDKEGPLNNPADRDHCLQYITAIGLIYGDITADHYEDEVAADPRIDNLRNKMVVVEKPQYTIDYLDPEKRSIANAVQVYYKDGTSSELIECEYPLGHRFRREEAFPQIIDKFQQNISTHYSQKQYSKINEVCADQALLENSAVHEFVNLFV; translated from the coding sequence ATGATTAAAACAAATGACATATCTAAGACAGATCAATTACTTACAGATATTGCGGATTATGTAGTCAATACAACTATTACAAGTGAAGAAGCATACGAAACGGCACGCTATGTATTATTAGATACATTAGGGTGTGGCATTTTGGCCTTACAATATCCTGAATGCACGAAACTTCTTGGCCCAGTAGTACCAGGCACAGTCGTTCCTAATGGTACACGAGTTCCAGGCACTTCCTATGTTCTTGATCCTGTAAAAGGTGCCTTTAATATCGGTTGTATGATTCGTTGGCTGGATTACAACGACACTTGGCTTGCGGCTGAATGGGGACACCCTTCCGATAATTTAGGGGGCATATTAGCTGTGGCTGATTATTTGAGTCGCGTGCGTGTTGCTGAAGGGAAAGAGCCACTTAAAATGAAAGACGTATTAGAAATGATGATACAGGCCCATGAAATACAAGGTATTCTCGCATTAGAAAATAGCTTAAATCGTGTTGGGTTAGACCATGTACTGTTTGTCAAAATTGCGACAACAGCTGTTGTGACAAAGGCATTAGGTGGCACTCATCAGGAAATTGTCAACGCCTTATCAAATGCTTGGATTGATAATTCGAGCCTACGAACATATCGCCATGCACCGAATACGGGTTCTAGAAAATCATGGGCTGCTGGTGATGCAACAAGCAGGGCAGTACACTTAGCCATGATGGCTGTGAAAGGCGAAATGGGCTATGCAACGGCCTTATCTGCACCTGGCTGGGGCTTCCAAGATGTTCTCTTTAATAAGCAAGAATTAAAGCTTGCTAGACCACTAGCATCTTATGTGATGGAAAATGTTCTATTTAAAGTTTCTTATCCAGCTGAATTCCATGCACAAACAGCTGCCGAATGTGCCGTTCATTTACACAATGAAGTGAAAAATCGTTTACAGGACATTGAACGCATTCAAATTACGACCCATGAATCCGCTATACGAATTATCGATAAGGAAGGACCTCTTAATAACCCAGCTGATCGTGATCACTGTCTTCAATACATTACAGCAATAGGGCTTATCTATGGCGATATTACAGCAGACCACTATGAAGATGAAGTGGCTGCAGATCCACGTATCGATAATTTAAGAAATAAAATGGTGGTTGTGGAAAAACCCCAATATACAATTGATTACCTAGATCCTGAGAAACGTTCGATTGCCAATGCTGTTCAAGTTTATTACAAAGATGGCACATCATCTGAGCTTATTGAATGTGAATATCCTTTAGGACACCGTTTCCGTCGTGAGGAAGCATTCCCTCAAATCATCGATAAGTTCCAGCAAAACATTAGCACCCATTATTCCCAAAAACAATACAGTAAGATTAATGAAGTTTGTGCTGATCAAGCACTTCTTGAAAATAGTGCTGTTCATGAATTCGTTAATTTATTTGTTTAA
- the prpB gene encoding methylisocitrate lyase — protein MAWIVNEAIAQKQLAEQFRTLITRSTILQIPGAHDAMAGLMAKKVGFEALYLSGAAYTASRGLPDLGMIYSNEVAQRASEIIRATNLPLLVDIDTGFGGVLNVARTAREMVEAGVAAVQLEDQNLPKKCGHLNGKTLVAQEEMIQKIKMIKQIAPTLVIVARTDARSVEGLEQAILRAKAYVAAGADAIFPEALQTEKEFKHFASELDAPLLANMTEFGQTPYYTAKEFEKMGYSMVIYPVTSMRVAAKAYEQVFGLIKKTGTQKEAIEDMQTRSELYETISYYKFEDLDSELAKTILPKEEIK, from the coding sequence ATGGCGTGGATTGTAAATGAAGCAATAGCACAAAAACAATTGGCTGAACAATTTCGAACACTCATTACTCGTTCAACGATTTTACAAATCCCAGGAGCTCATGATGCAATGGCTGGCTTAATGGCTAAAAAAGTTGGCTTTGAGGCATTATATCTTTCTGGCGCTGCCTACACTGCCAGTAGAGGCTTACCTGATTTAGGCATGATTTATTCAAATGAAGTTGCACAGCGTGCGAGCGAAATTATTCGTGCGACTAATTTACCGTTGCTAGTGGATATCGATACTGGCTTTGGTGGTGTCTTAAATGTTGCCCGCACAGCTCGTGAAATGGTAGAGGCTGGAGTAGCTGCTGTACAGCTAGAGGATCAAAATCTTCCAAAAAAATGTGGTCATTTGAATGGGAAAACACTCGTTGCTCAAGAGGAAATGATACAAAAAATAAAAATGATTAAACAAATAGCTCCTACGTTAGTAATTGTTGCCCGCACAGATGCAAGGTCTGTAGAAGGTTTAGAGCAGGCTATTTTAAGAGCTAAAGCTTATGTAGCAGCTGGGGCAGATGCCATTTTTCCAGAGGCTCTCCAAACAGAAAAGGAATTTAAACATTTTGCTAGTGAGCTAGATGCTCCGTTATTAGCCAATATGACTGAATTTGGACAAACACCGTATTATACGGCTAAGGAATTTGAAAAGATGGGCTATTCGATGGTTATATATCCCGTTACATCGATGAGAGTAGCAGCCAAAGCCTATGAGCAAGTGTTTGGCTTAATAAAAAAGACAGGGACTCAAAAAGAAGCTATTGAGGATATGCAAACAAGAAGTGAATTATATGAAACCATCTCCTATTACAAATTTGAAGATTTAGATAGTGAGCTGGCGAAAACCATCTTACCTAAAGAGGAAATAAAGTAG